From Hydractinia symbiolongicarpus strain clone_291-10 chromosome 11, HSymV2.1, whole genome shotgun sequence, the proteins below share one genomic window:
- the LOC130614550 gene encoding uncharacterized protein LOC130614550 has product MKTPSNFPLQVFIHTPNDDIISINNIDANAKINDLKSHIEIKTGILAEVQNLYLSNIKLEDSKTFFEKSIKNGAVMRIRIKEKSLEQIYLNAAKGDVKAVFILGVEFMKDDETLTGYEEEQMQAWNKFVPLRAFQGLFTACFKGHLQLVAELINRSAAHVRMISKNGRTLLHAAARQGHLGCVSFLLGQGVDAKLTDREGMSALAFAAENGHIKCEKRIWLFNWNMDVLKEMDLSRGKSEDEKDKDSLYSTAERYKQQYEREMSTKNSVKFPPIKLEQVDDKPNVYHKIQQVNYLPQVRTPEMKNSERKKPYAELPENNNKLIKHKSHNRTKSAPRTTYEALKTTPHVYIGDKFKPAPKTTGQAADKHVSNWVDDIRASSKCSDEHTGKSEARSQSKSSNKTIVSGKESGQEENVLCAGDMTRNSPVQCQNLNTSNDGDELNAMSDLKKKDVKESDVKKVLPITVVNSIDFKNNDNMKKKIIKTNRIKIENNDNSQNRRIVVHSEQLSKTTPLRNAAVINEISKVNSPHDVSVEHIPQQNAESDMKSFPKIEEEKKEEIKKERDLKEKEEKKANDVWRPESSLSFATTDMILYYGRTRKSYEDWLDEKKRQKKEATPRPSTSCLDNTDDMKVERNRKAFEKWLFIKARRRTRSYSEEEEKRKRKKHNRSLSERAATFEEWLAGKKDIRPKSECATDISPKIRTREKIKRGMTFEEWKKWKNEKYKKDKKCTSSDVLNQSQSTGLSFEKWLQAKEEERAFAMSIMKTKYAQEMSMFEEKLRYKMNDPRQKTYEEWFLEKKYDYKLEKKYNRVNKSKDERVKHPEDSNLIFDMWLADKYMREMEIEKEKLKETRIGRKSKNKSLTSITEYSDGDQYSSDDSSMSDTTSD; this is encoded by the exons atgaagaCACCGTCGAATTTCCCTCTTCAAGTGTTTATTCACACTCCCAACGATGACATCATATCTATAAATAACATCGACGCAAACGCTAAAATCAATGATCTAAAATCACACATTGAAATCAAAACTGGCATCCTAGCCGAAGTGCAAAATTTGTATCTAAGCAATATAAAACTAGAAGattcaaaaacgtttttcgagaaaagtattaaaaatggcgCAGTGATGAGAATAAGAATAAAAGAGAAAAGCTTAGAACAGATTTATTTGAATGCTGCAAAAGGCGATGTCAAAGCAGTGTTTATATTAGGCGTTGAATTTATGAAGGACGATGAAACTTTAACAGGCTATGAAGAAGAACAAATGCAAGCCTGGAATAAATTTGTCCCATTAAGAGCATTTCAAGGACTCTTTACAGCCTGTTTTAAGGGACATCTGCAGTTGGTGGCAGAGCTGATCAATCGCAGTGCTGCACACGTCCGTATGATTTCGAAGAACGGACGCACCCTGTTACATGCCGCTGCAAGACAAGGACATCTTGGTTGTGTCAGCTTTTTGCTTGGTCAAGGAGTCGACGCCAAGTTGACAGACCGAGAAG GCATGTCAGCACTGGCATTTGCTGCAGAAAATGGGCACATCAAGTGCGAAAAGAGAATTTGGCTGTTCAATTGGAATATGGATGTTTTAAAGGAGATGGATTTGAGCAGAGGTAAAAGTGAGGACGAAAAAGATAAAGACAGTCTGTACAGCACTGCGGAAAGATACAAGCAACAATACGAAAG AGAAATGTCGACGAAGAATTCAGTAAAATTTCCACCAATCAAATTGGAACAAGTTGACGACAAACCAAACGTCTATCACAAGATACAACAG GTCAATTATCTTCCACAAGTTCGCACACCCGAGATGAAGAACAGCGAAAGAAAAAAACCCTATGCTGAACTACCagagaacaacaacaaacttataAAGCATAAAAGCCACAACAGAACGAAATCTGCGCCCCGCACAACATACGAAGCTCTGAAAACGACGCCACATGTATACATAGGTGACAAATTTAAACCGGCACCTAAGACTACTGGTCAAGCAGCAGACAAACATGTTTCAAATTGGGTAGATGATATACGGGCATCTTCTAAGTGTAGTGATGAACACACAGGGAAAAGCGAAGCAAGATCACAGTCTAAAAGTTCAAATAAAACAATTGTCTCTGGTAAGGAGAGCGGTCAGGAGGAAAATGTCCTCTGTGCAGGAGATATGACACGCAACTCTCCTGTGCAGTGCCAGAATCTCAATACTAGTAACGATGGTGATGAATTGAACGCAATGAGTGATCTTAAGAAAAAAGACGTGAAAGAATCCGAcgttaaaaaagttttaccGATTACCGTTGTAAACAGTATCGACTTTAAGAACAACGACAAcatgaaaaagaaaatcataaaaactAATCGAATAAAGATTGAAAACAATGATAATTCTCAAAACAGAAG AATTGTCGTTCACTCAGAACAATTATCAAAAACAACTCCACTTCGAAACGCGGCTGTGATCAACGAAATAAGCAAAGTAAATTCACCACACGACGTATCAGTAGAACACATACCCCAGCAGAATGCAGAAAGTGATATGAAATCATTCCCTAAGatagaagaagaaaagaaagaagagaTAAAGAAGGAAAGGGATTTaaaggaaaaagaagaaaagaaagctAACGATGTTTGGAGACCAGAAAGTTCACTCTCCTTCGCAACCACTGATATGATCCTATACTATGGTAGAACACGCAAGTCGTACGAAGATTGGTTagatgaaaaaaaaagacagaaaaaagAGGCAACGCCGCGACCTTCTACGTCTTGTCTCGATAACACAGACGATATGAAAGTAGAAAGGAATAGGAAGGCATTTGAGAAATGGTTGTTTATAAAAGCGAGGCGAAGAACACGTTCATACtccgaagaagaagaaaagagaaaaagaaaaaaacataacagGTCTTTGTCAGAAAGAGCAGCTACATTTGAAGAATGGCTGGCAGGTAAGAAGGATATACGACCAaagtctgaatgcgctacagATATTTCACCTAAAATTCGAACAAGAGAGAAAATTAAGCGAGGCATGACTTTTGAAGAAtggaaaaaatggaaaaatgaaAAGTACAAAAAAGACAAGAAGTGTACATCAAGTGATGTCCTCAATCAAAGTCAATCTACTGGTTTGTCATTTGAGAAATGGTTGCAAGCGAAAGAAGAGGAACGTGCTTTTGCGATgtcgataatgaaaacaaaatacgCGCAAGAAATGTCAATGTTTGAAGAAAAGTTACGATACAAAATGAATGATCCGCGACAGAAAACCTACGAAGAATGGTTTCTGGAGAAAAAATATGActataaattagaaaaaaagtaCAACCGAGTAAACAAGTCTAAAGATGAGCGAGTCAAACACCCGGAAGATtcgaatttaatttttgatatgtGGTTAGCGGATAAATACATGAGAGAAATGGAAAtcgaaaaagaaaaactaaaagaaacaagaattggacgaaaatctaaaaacaaatcTTTGACAAGCATAACAGAATACAGTGACGGTGATCAGTACTCGTCTGACGATAGCAGTATGTCGGATACGACAAGTGATTGA
- the LOC130613796 gene encoding calbindin-like: MAENTKQKIQKFQGLTAISSPQFIAIFKKFDVDNNGYIEKSELDAFLKELIKEKKGEVDFQTFKDQIMKDYDENNDNKISMDELAKILPTEENFLVHFRDTTHLHVSDFMKIWYHYDQDKSGFLESNELLGFLHDVLESKNQNDVITPKQLEEYTEVILDLFDKNKDGKLELSELSKILPLEENFLNRINKAAELTRDEFEKLFQHYDQDGNGYIEDTELMGFLKDLLQNKAREPTTHDLEQYRTCILEISDKDNDGKLSKDELELLLFANKNKEES; this comes from the exons ATGGCTGAAAATACAAAACAGAAAATACAGAAGTTTCAAGGATTAACTGCTATTTCATCGCCTCAGTTTATCGCCATTTTCAAGAAATTTGACGTAGACA ataaTGGTTATATCGAGAAGAGCGAACTGGATGCATTCCTCAAAGaacttataaaagaaaagaagggcGAG GTTGACTTCCAAACGTTCAAAGATCAGATCATGAAAGACTATGATGAAAATAACGACAACAAAATTTCGATGGATGAG CTAGCAAAGATTTTACCAACAGAAGAAAATTTTCTAGTTCATTTTCGAGACACCACTCATTTACATGTTTCGGATTTTATGAAG ATTTGGTATCACTACGACCAAGACAAAAGTGGTTTCTTAGAAAGCAATGAATTACTc GGTTTTCTTCACGATGTGCTCGAATCTAAAAATCAGAATGATGTTATTACACCCAAGCAACTTGAAGAATATACAGAAGTCATT CTAGATTTATTCGACAAGAATAAAGATGGAAAACTGGAATTGTCGGAGCTCTCGAA GATCTTACCACTGgaagaaaactttttaaacagAATAAACAAG gcAGCCGAGCTAACAAGAGATGAATTCgagaaactttttcaacattatGATCAG GATGGTAACGGATATATTGAAGATACCGAGTTGATGGGGTTCTTGAAAGATTTGCTTCAAAACAAAGCCAGG GAACCAACAACGCACGATTTAGAACAATATCGTACATGTATTTTGGAAATCTCAGACAAGGATAACGATGGAAAGTTATCAAAAGATGAGTTAGAACTGCTGCTTTTTGCAAATAAGAACAAAGAGGAGTCGTAA
- the LOC130614551 gene encoding VPS9 domain-containing protein 1-like, with translation MTSYAKSCFPIALQSVKDAISKDGSGDTKEAYCNYLSCLLFMAQALKDEAWDKQELKDLAIEESFKLFKLTEQCLERAHDILKHQRHGQDDTDRPHKDHSWTTPHPAQRRHSQPPSMSLTPQAPRINRTASNIGGYQTNQPRNSSLNDLVASIPSPPGARLVPTNPSHQSVNNQEMFQAYQRRKSYRGGNIQQKYATANFNLSLFRKEAEKMALSKAREKAIHNKLVEREKQMKFEAERRWNNRQNRSSRDKDYRQNLLASILTYEEDAKWPKTFRDTLVIKKTDTAVIVNIVQAVLICKEHPLAKYLNEVQLNAYQKIKKLLEEDLTRTTSSSDHFYLSPVDSFKKNTQKPPRPAFPKGKQISLDERYKDSEDSSRVLNSAAPLKSPPANSPPANSEQLNSPYQSDLKFSTSDNTYDNLKKDLDGDVVVEPTSVETAFDEMEDEMFSSESENEDNETSTYVHMKSPNSSTGAGSEPCYFMVDGSLDKNSTLKSKNENKNDNYENTLKFKDVKKDVDEKKKESKNSTNTDDSGDYMALLPVQEDVYEELSDYEEYDGDAKNNEGDATKNNGDTVKNDGDTLKKDGGTLKNDGDTLKKDGDTVKKDGDIVKNDMCDELDTVDNDNIYEEIDELQQRARVDSKRKVIRKSSTDLLQLVDTDFLKLQDDVVQDLLFGIDRLHSVLLLTYQELDTPTGRDQSYATLETIFFKPLWPWIMKMFSKLNVYKEEALTNVMRKYKSCEPKEMKIREQFALMDSEDISQQRPYLSAIEEIKQLSNLTCPLEKLECCVRMSKAVCHCVETYYLAKGETKPPSVGCDDLLPIVSYVVLKTRSPQIVSECHAMEEFMHEGYLMGEEGYCLTTLHAAISYLLSLSKDV, from the exons atgaCGTCATATGCAAAGAGTTGTTTTCCAATAGCGTTGCAGTCTGTGAAGGATGCTATTTCTAAAGATGGGAGTGGTGATACCAAG GAAGCTTACTGCAACTACCTGAGCTGTCTATTGTTTATGGCGCAAGCTCTTAAAGATGAAGCATGGGACAAGCAAG AGTTAAAAGATTTAGCAATAGAAGAATCATTCAAACTTTTCAAACTAACTGAGCAATGTTTAGAAAGAGCCCACGATATATTAAAACATCAGCGTCACG GACAAGATGACACAGACAGACCACACAAAGATCATTCATGGACTACTCCTCATCCTGCACAAAGAAGACACAGCCAACCACCTTCAATGTCTCTTACTCCACAAGCGCCCAGAATAAACCGTACTGCTTCTAATATTGGTGGTTATCAAACAAATCAACCAAGAAATTCAAGTTTGAATGATTTAGTGGCCTCTATACCCTCCCCGCCTGGAGCTAGATTGGTACCCACGAA tcCAAGTCATCAATCTGTTAACAACCAAGAAATGTTTCAAGCCTACCAAAGAAGAAAATCTTACCGTGGTGGGAATATACAACAAAAATACGCAACAGCTAATTTC AACTTGAGTTTATTTCgaaaagaagcagaaaaaatGGCGTTGTCTAAAGCCAGAGAGAAAGCT ATTCATAACAAGCTTGttgaaagagaaaaacaaatgaaatttgAAGCAGAAAG ACGATGGAATAATCGACAGAACAGATCTTCCAGAGATAAAGATTATCGTCAAAACCTACTTGCCAGTATTCTGACGTATGAAGAGGACGCT aaatggcCAAAAACATTCAGAGACACACTTGTTATAAAAAAGACTGATACTGCAGTCATTGTCAACATTGTTCAAGCAGTACTGAT ATGTAAAGAACACCCTCTAGCGAAATATTTAAACGAAGTACAACTGAATGCCtaccaaaaaataaagaaactcCTGGAAGAAGATCTAACAAGAACGACGAGCAGCAGCGACCATTTCTATCTTTCACCCGTTGattcgtttaaaaaaaatacgcaGAAGCCACCACGCCCTGCATTTCCTAAAGGCAAGCAAATTTCATTGGATGAGCGTTATAAAGATTCGGAAGATTCATCAAGAGTTTTAAATTCCGCAGCACCCTTGAAATCACCACCTGCAAATTCACCACCTGCAAATTCAGAACAATTAAATTCTCCCTATCAATCAGATTTAAAGTTTAGTACATCAGATAACACTtatgataatttgaaaaaagacCTAGACGGTGATGTTGTTGTGGAACCTACATCGGTTGAAACAGCGTTTGATGAAATGGAAGACGAAATGTTTTCTTCCGAATCTGAAAACGAAGACAACGAAACGTCAACGTACGTGCACATGAAGAGTCCGAACAGTTCCACTGGAGCCGGTTCAGAACCTTGTTATTTTATGGTAGATGGAAGTCTTgataaaaattcaactttaaaatcgaaaaatgaaaataaaaatgataattatgaaaatactttaaagtttaaagatgTAAAAAAAGACGTAGatgagaagaaaaaagaaagtaaaaatagtaCTAATACAGACGATAGTGGTGACTACATGGCGTTACTGCCAGTGCAGGAAGATGTTTACGAAGAGTTAAGCGATTATGAAGAGTACGACGGTGACGCTAAAAATAACGAAGGCGACGCTACAAAAAACAATGGCGACACTGTAAAGAACGATGGCGacactttaaaaaaagatggcGGCACTCTAAAAAATGACGGcgatactttaaaaaaagacGGCGATACTGTAAAAAAAGACGGCGATATTGTAAAAAACGACATGTGTGATGAACTGGACACGGTAGACAACGATAACATTTATGAAGAGATCGATGAATTGCAACAGCGCGCTAGAGTTGATTCGAAGAGGAAAGTAATTCGAAAATCAAGTACCGACTTGTTGCAGTTAGTTGACacagattttttgaaattacaaGATGACGTGGTGCAAGATTTGTTGTTTGGAATAG atCGTCTTCACTCCGTTCTTTTGTTAACCTATCAAGAATTGGACACGCCCACTGGTCGTGATCAGTCTTATGCTACTTTAGAAACAATCTTCTTCAAACCATTATGGCCATGGATTATGAAGATGTTTAG taaactaaatgtttacaaagaagaaGCACTTACTAACGTGATGAGAAAGTATAAATCCTGTGAACCAAAGGAGATGAAAATCCGTGAACAGTTTGCGTTGATGGACAGTGAA GATATTTCACAACAACGACCGTACCTTTCTGCAATAGAAGAAATAAAGCAATTGTCAAATTTGACTTGTCCCTTGGAGAAGCTGGAGTGCTGTG TGCGCATGTCGAAAGCTGTGTGCCATTGCGTGGAAACATATTATCTGGCAAAAGGAGAGACGAAGCCACCCTCAGT TGGTTGTGATGATCTACTGCCCATCGTGTCGTACGTTGTCTTAAAAACTCGCTCGCCTCAAATTGTATCTGAATGCCACGCTATGGAAGAGTTTATGCATGAAGG aTATTTGATGGGTGAGGAAGGGTATTGTCTGACCACTCTACATGCTGCTATCTCCTATTTACTATCTCTCAGTAAAGATGTGTAA